The Euphorbia lathyris chromosome 3, ddEupLath1.1, whole genome shotgun sequence genome contains a region encoding:
- the LOC136223577 gene encoding agmatine hydroxycinnamoyltransferase 1-like: MKVRIDSIRTIKPIYKGITPSTLQSIPLSVFDKATYNAQIAIIYAYRSPTPPNEAIEFGLQRALSEYRELAGRLRENEKGDLHILLNDKGVKFVEATVDSTLDEVMPLEPSSALLNLHPSLKDVEEIIQVQLTRFTCGSLVVGSTCHHLVADANATSNFLVAWGSASRGLDIDPLPILDRTIFSPRNPPDFKFEHKGVEFKSKTSIKDHLNYIDYPININVDDIIVHKVHFTLDFISKLKAKASVLLENKSYSTFESLVAHLWRTITMARGLGGFEKTHVKISVNGRMRMDPKIPNEYFGNLVLWAFPTARVKDLVQKPVSYATKLIHDAIVNMNDSYFKSFIDFATHKENLVPTAEMNKSVLCPNLEVDSWLRFPFYDVGFGEGSPVLFMPSYFPTEGMVFLLPSSFGDKSINAFVPLFYDNLDVFKQIIYSLN; encoded by the coding sequence ATGAAGGTTAGAATAGATAGTATAAGAACCATCAAGCCAATTTACAAAGGCATTACTCCTTCAACTTTACAATCTATTCCTTTAAGTGTCTTTGATAAGGCCACTTATAATGCTCAAATAGCAATCATTTATGCCTATCGTTCACCTACTCCACCTAATGAAGCCATTGAGTTTGGCCTCCAAAGAGCTTTGTCTGAATATAGAGAATTAGCTGGAAGATTACGAGAAAATGAGAAAGGAGATCTTCACATTCTTCTCAACGATAAAGGGGTGAAATTCGTCGAAGCAACAGTTGATAGTACGCTGGATGAAGTCATGCCATTAGAGCCATCTTCGGCCTTGCTTAACCTTCACCCGAGTTTGAAAGATGTGGAAGAGATTATTCAAGTTCAGCTCACAAGGTTCACTTGTGGTTCATTAGTGGTTGGTTCCACATGCCATCATTTAGTTGCTGATGCTAATGCTACTAGCAATTTCTTGGTTGCTTGGGGAAGTGCTAGCCGCGGGTTGGACATTGATCCTCTTCCAATTCTTGATCGAACCATTTTTAGTCCTCGAAACCCTCCGGATTTCAAGTTTGAGCATAAAGGAGTAGAGTTTAAGAGCAAAACATCAATCAAAGATCATCTTAATTATATCGATTATCCTATCAATATCAACGTGGATGATATTATTGTTCATAAAGTTCACTTTACTTTGGactttatttccaagttgaaaGCCAAAGCTTCAGTGTTGTTAGAGAACAAATCATATAGCACATTTGAAAGCTTAGTTGCTCATCTATGGCGAACGATAACAATGGCTCGTGGACTTGGTGGGTTTGAGAAAACTCACGTGAAAATTTCGGTGAATGGTAGGATGAGAATGGATCCAAAAATACCTAATGAATACTTTGGGAATTTGGTGCTTTGGGCCTTTCCTACGGCTAGGGTTAAAGATCTTGTGCAGAAACCGGTGTCATATGCAACTAAGTTAATTCATGATGCGATTGTAAATATGAACGATAGTTATTTCAAATCGTTCATTGACTTTGCTACTCATAAGGAAAATCTTGTGCCTACCGCGGAGATGAACAAGTCGGTTTTATGCCCTAATTTGGAAGTTGATAGTTGGTTAAGGTTTCCATTTTACGATGTGGGTTTTGGAGAAGGAAGTCCGGTTTTGTTTATGCCATCTTATTTTCCGACAGAGGGAATggtgtttcttcttccttcGTCTTTTGGAGATAAAAGCATCAACGCTTTCGTTCCTCTTTTTTATGACAATTTAGATGTTTTCAAACAAATTATATATTCACTTAATTAA